From Mycolicibacterium nivoides, a single genomic window includes:
- a CDS encoding aldehyde dehydrogenase family protein, translating to MTSTSTNPSSGASGAIGFAETSAHEHNEIVQRAAQAGPGWAATPGPVRAAALRRIADALAHASRDLVAIADDETGLGTPRLTSEVARTTTQLRMFAEVIAHGAHLAHAGVTIPGDTGTPPGGPDLHRYHLPLGTVAVFAASNFPFAFSVAGGDTASALAAGCPVIVKAHPAHPQLSLLTARIIDDALSEVGVDPGVFALVSGIDEGIRLVSDPTVRAAAFTGSFAGGRALAGVAASRPDPIPFYGEFGSVNPVFVLPDAITDVHSFIGDYLDSLTLGGGQFCTNPGLLIAPRRVNLSAAIAEQILARPAAALLHRGIQSEFVAGVEQLKGRSGVAIYESTASLPASGFHVRPVVFSLSADMALQNRSLIDREYFGPAGLLVEYDDDDQLMALCCTLQGCLVSSIHGRDECALLRHVIRVAARISGRVVWNSWPTGVAVVTGQHHGGPFPATSNPLFTSVGPDAIMRFLRPVAFQGLPPALVPAEVQR from the coding sequence ATGACGTCGACATCGACCAATCCCAGCTCCGGAGCGTCAGGCGCGATCGGCTTCGCCGAGACTTCAGCACACGAGCACAACGAGATCGTGCAGCGCGCAGCGCAAGCCGGCCCCGGCTGGGCCGCAACGCCAGGACCAGTCCGTGCTGCAGCGCTGCGCCGCATCGCCGATGCGCTAGCCCATGCGAGCCGGGACCTAGTCGCGATCGCCGACGACGAAACAGGGCTCGGAACACCTCGGCTGACAAGCGAAGTCGCCCGTACGACCACACAGCTGCGGATGTTCGCCGAGGTCATCGCTCATGGTGCGCACCTCGCCCACGCCGGTGTAACAATCCCCGGCGACACCGGGACCCCGCCAGGTGGCCCTGACCTTCACCGGTACCACCTGCCCCTCGGAACCGTCGCAGTTTTCGCCGCCAGCAATTTCCCCTTCGCCTTCAGCGTCGCCGGGGGAGACACCGCCTCCGCGCTGGCTGCCGGCTGCCCCGTCATAGTCAAGGCGCACCCGGCACACCCGCAGCTGTCGCTGCTCACCGCGCGCATCATCGACGACGCGCTGTCGGAAGTCGGAGTGGATCCTGGTGTGTTCGCACTCGTCTCCGGTATAGACGAAGGCATACGACTTGTGAGCGACCCCACGGTCCGCGCCGCCGCATTCACCGGCTCCTTCGCGGGTGGGCGCGCCCTGGCAGGCGTGGCCGCCAGCAGGCCAGACCCCATCCCGTTCTACGGCGAGTTCGGCAGTGTCAACCCTGTTTTCGTCCTACCTGATGCCATCACCGACGTCCACAGTTTCATCGGCGACTACCTTGATTCGTTGACTCTGGGCGGCGGCCAGTTCTGCACGAATCCCGGGTTGCTGATCGCTCCACGACGCGTCAACCTGTCGGCGGCGATTGCTGAACAGATCCTGGCCCGACCCGCCGCGGCGCTGCTGCACCGGGGCATCCAATCAGAGTTCGTCGCTGGGGTGGAGCAACTGAAAGGGCGGTCCGGCGTCGCAATCTACGAATCGACTGCGTCCCTTCCTGCGAGCGGATTCCACGTACGGCCAGTGGTTTTCAGCCTCAGCGCCGACATGGCATTGCAGAACCGCTCATTGATCGACCGCGAGTACTTCGGGCCTGCCGGCTTGTTGGTGGAATACGACGACGACGACCAACTTATGGCCCTCTGTTGCACGCTGCAGGGTTGCCTGGTGAGCTCGATTCACGGCCGCGACGAGTGCGCGCTGCTGCGCCACGTGATCCGCGTGGCTGCACGAATCTCAGGTCGGGTGGTGTGGAATTCCTGGCCAACTGGTGTAGCCGTAGTGACCGGTCAGCACCACGGCGGACCGTTCCCAGCCACCTCGAATCCGCTGTTCACCTCGGTGGGGCCAGATGCCATCATGCGCTTCCTGCGACCGGTCGCCTTCCAAGGGCTTCCGCCGGCGTTGGTGCCTGCCGAGGTGCAACGGTAG
- a CDS encoding serine hydrolase domain-containing protein, with amino-acid sequence MLADAQSAIHALIGQRVTAGIVPGAVYTVFTANGVGFSGAYGTAAADGRPPSVDTAFRVASCTKSFTAAAILQLRDAGVLTLEDSISDFVDIGVWELPGSEPPPLSTVGALLSMSGGLATDNPWADRQESMSDADFTDLCRRGFTLASRPGTRYEYSNLGYALLGRIIQRASGIGYREFVTSRLLRPLDLQQTAFDTSTATACDGIADGFVNVHGRWQPAPVTSPGAFSPIGGLYMTANDLTSWCRWLAAGYPLGASGDRTLAASSRREMQQIHQLDPLRMHQPIRAAGYGYGLEVELHDEGIIVSHRGGYPGFSAQMAWHPATQLGVVVLENASYAQSPAIAALQHVLAADARPARTDLWPVTLNARNDIEQLLARWDDAVADRIFADNLDLDLPRLQRRAQFASAAAAVDFTDDCRQQPLELCEPVSTSPAHLEWAVRGQRGQLRCAVTLTSLNPPKVQSITFPAEDRR; translated from the coding sequence ATGCTCGCGGACGCACAATCAGCGATACACGCCTTGATCGGTCAACGGGTCACTGCCGGCATCGTGCCTGGCGCCGTCTATACCGTATTCACTGCGAACGGCGTGGGTTTCAGCGGTGCCTACGGAACTGCCGCCGCCGACGGCCGCCCTCCCAGCGTAGACACCGCGTTCCGCGTCGCCTCATGCACCAAGAGCTTCACCGCAGCAGCGATCCTGCAACTGCGCGATGCCGGAGTGCTCACCCTTGAGGACTCGATATCTGACTTCGTTGATATCGGCGTCTGGGAGCTGCCCGGATCTGAGCCACCACCGTTGTCCACGGTCGGCGCCCTGCTGAGCATGTCAGGAGGCTTGGCCACCGACAACCCGTGGGCCGATCGGCAAGAGTCTATGTCCGACGCCGACTTCACCGACCTGTGCCGGCGCGGCTTCACGCTCGCTAGCAGGCCTGGCACTCGCTACGAATACTCCAACCTCGGATATGCCCTACTCGGACGAATCATCCAGCGGGCCAGTGGTATTGGCTACCGTGAATTCGTCACCAGCCGGTTGTTGCGCCCGCTCGACCTACAGCAGACCGCTTTCGACACATCTACGGCCACCGCCTGCGACGGCATCGCTGACGGCTTCGTCAACGTCCACGGACGCTGGCAACCCGCTCCCGTCACCAGTCCAGGCGCATTCTCACCCATCGGGGGCCTGTACATGACCGCCAACGACCTCACGTCCTGGTGTAGGTGGCTGGCAGCCGGGTACCCGCTGGGCGCGTCCGGTGACCGCACTCTTGCGGCCAGCAGTCGGCGCGAAATGCAGCAGATCCACCAACTCGACCCGTTACGCATGCATCAACCGATCCGGGCGGCCGGCTACGGCTATGGCCTGGAAGTCGAACTCCACGACGAAGGCATCATCGTCTCCCATCGCGGCGGTTACCCGGGTTTCAGCGCGCAGATGGCCTGGCACCCGGCAACACAACTGGGAGTCGTCGTTCTGGAGAACGCCTCCTACGCCCAATCGCCGGCAATCGCCGCCTTGCAACATGTGCTGGCCGCCGACGCCCGGCCTGCACGCACCGACCTATGGCCCGTGACGCTGAACGCACGTAATGACATCGAACAACTGCTTGCGCGGTGGGACGACGCTGTGGCGGACCGGATATTCGCCGACAACCTTGACTTGGACCTGCCTCGACTCCAGCGGCGGGCCCAGTTCGCCTCCGCCGCAGCAGCCGTCGACTTCACGGACGATTGCCGACAGCAACCGCTCGAGCTATGCGAGCCCGTGAGCACCTCGCCCGCCCACTTGGAATGGGCAGTGCGCGGTCAGCGCGGACAGCTGCGCTGCGCTGTGACCCTGACGTCGCTGAATCCCCCGAAGGTCCAGTCCATCACGTTTCCTGCCGAGGACCGTCGATGA